Within Microbacterium proteolyticum, the genomic segment GACGAGCACCACGGATGCCACGCTCACGCCGTTGTTGAGCATGGCGGGGAGGACCGCGGGCGGGACGCACCGCACGGCCTCCCCACACGCCTCGGCCTCGACGGTCGTGGGGACGACCGCAATCACGAGCGCCAGGACCGCGGCGACGTCGAGCAGCCCCTGTTCGACGCTGTGCCCCGAGAGCGCGACGAACGCCGCCGCCACCACGAAGAGCCCCGCCACGAACATCGGTCCCGCCGGGGTGTAGTACGCCGCGCTGAGCGACGGCAACGACCCGCCCGTGATCTGCTCCACCGCGACCGCGACGGCCAGCAGCAGCGTCGCCGCGAGGATCGTCAGGCGCACGTACCGGTAGGTGCGCTGAGTCGAAGTGGTGCGGATGCGCATGCGCACATCTTGACAGCGGCCCCCGACGTTCCCCGGCACCTCTGCGAGAATGCCCGGATGCGCGAGTTCCTCCAGGGCGCCCGGATGCTCCTCCGCGGCCTCGGCCAGTGGCGCCGCTCCCCCGGTGCGATGGCGCTCGGCCTCATCCCCGGCTTCCTCGTCGGCCTCGTCTTCGGCGCGGCGCTCGTCGGCTGGGGCATCCTCCTCGGCGAGGTCGTGGACGACTGGACCCCCTTCGCGAACACCTGGGATCCGCTGTGGGCCACCGTCCTGCGCACCGCGATCGCCGTCGCCTCCTTCGGGGCGGCCGCGTTCCTCGCGATCGTGTCGTTCACCGCCGTCACCCTCGCGGTCGGCGAACCCTTCTACGACCGCATCTGGCGCGCCACCGAGCTCACCGCCACCGGCAAGGTCCCGGATGCCGACTACGGCTTCTGGCGCGCCGCCGGAGACGCGGTGCGCCTCATCGTGCGCGGCGCGTTCGCGGCGCTCGCCGCATGGCTCCTCGGCCTCATCCCCTTCGTCGGCGGGGTCCTCGGGTTCGTCGTCGGCGTGCTGCTCACCGGCTGGCTCCTCGCCGACGAGCTGACTTCCCGCGCCCTTTCCGCCCGGGGGCTGGATCGCCGGGCACGCCGGGCGGTGCTGCGCGAGAACCGCGCGCGGGCCCTCGGCTTCGGTGTCGCGACGCAGCTGTGCTTCCTCGTCCCGCTGGGCGCGGTCGCGGTGATGCCGGCCGCGGTGGCCGGGAGCACGCTCTGGACGCACGCGGCTCTCCGCGAGACGCCGACCCCGGCGCACCGGACGCCCGACGCGGCACGATAGCCTGG encodes:
- a CDS encoding EI24 domain-containing protein: MREFLQGARMLLRGLGQWRRSPGAMALGLIPGFLVGLVFGAALVGWGILLGEVVDDWTPFANTWDPLWATVLRTAIAVASFGAAAFLAIVSFTAVTLAVGEPFYDRIWRATELTATGKVPDADYGFWRAAGDAVRLIVRGAFAALAAWLLGLIPFVGGVLGFVVGVLLTGWLLADELTSRALSARGLDRRARRAVLRENRARALGFGVATQLCFLVPLGAVAVMPAAVAGSTLWTHAALRETPTPAHRTPDAAR